The following are encoded together in the Tripterygium wilfordii isolate XIE 37 chromosome 3, ASM1340144v1, whole genome shotgun sequence genome:
- the LOC119989822 gene encoding laccase-7-like: protein MKNTTSYAVVPLLACVLAILASSISASPAIVEHTFYVQNLTLRRLCKEQVITAVNGKFPGPTLTVREGDTLIVHVFNKSPYNITIHWHGVSGLSPWADGPSMITQCPIRTGYSFTYKFNITKHEGTLFWHAHDQWLRATVFGLIIIKPRLGHSYPFPTPFREIPIILGEWWNMNIIDAEDITLEAGGAPIVNNAYFINGLPGNLYPCSENQMYKLNVRKGKTYLLRIVNVGLDNNLFFKIANHSMTVVGIDGSYTTPYITDVVMVALGQTTDVLFTANQPVRSYYMASAQYDALPLPGENTTTRGVVVYDGSNQSKLPVMPVLPVHNDTAKAHKFQSNLTGLIEGPHFVPVPLKVDERMFVTVGLGMSPCPNCTMGPPGNRIIASMSNISFVLPTRLSMLEAFYYNVTGIYTTDFPNNPPIPFDYVNSSINSNLSLLFPKRTTSAKKLKFNSTVEIVFQDTALIAAGNHHPIHLHGFSFHVLAQGFGNYNPIKDREKFNLLNPPYRNTVLIPTEGWTVIRFTANNPGVWFVHCHLDVHHSWGMSTAFVVENGPNPSSTLGPPPRDLPQC from the exons ATGAAGAATACGACAAGCTATGCAGTTGTTCCTTTGCTTGCCTGTGTTTTAGCTATATTAGCTTCTTCAATTTCTGCTTCTCCTGCAATCGTGGAACACACCTTTTAC GTACAAAACCTTACTCTTCGGAGACTCTGTAAAGAGCAAGTAATTACTGCAGTGAATGGAAAGTTTCCTGGCCCAACGTTGACTGTTCGTGAGGGTGATACCCTTATTGTCCACGTCTTCAATAAATCTCCATACAACATTACTATTCACTG GCATGGAGTGTCGGGTCTAAGTCCATGGGCAGATGGACCTAGTATGATAACTCAATGTCCAATACGCACCGGATATAGTTTTACATACAAATTCAACATCACCAAACATGAAGGAACCCTTTTTTGGCATGCTCATGATCAATGGCTTCGCGCTACAGTTTTTGGGTTAATCATAATCAAACCGAGATTAGGCCATTCATACCCATTCCCAACTCCTTTTCGCGAAATTCCCATCATATTAG GAGAGTGGTGGAATATGAATATCATAGATGCCGAAGATATTACACTAGAGGCCGGTGGTGCTCCTATTGTAAACAATGCTTACTTTATCAATGGATTGCCCGGAAATCTCTACCCTTGTTCGGAGAATC AAATGTACAAGCTAAATGTGAGGAAAGGAAAAACATATCTCCTACGAATAGTCAATGTTGGGCTTGACAACAACCTTTTCTTCAAGATAGCCAATCACAGCATGACAGTTGTAGGCATTGACGGGTCATACACCACCCCTTACATCACCGACGTTGTCATGGTTGCTCTCGGCCAAACCACCGACGTCCTCTTCACAGCAAACCAACCGGTGCGGTCTTACTACATGGCGTCCGCACAGTACGATGCTCTGCCATTACCCGGTGAAAACACAACGACGAGAGGCGTCGTCGTTTACGACGGGTCAAACCAATCAAAGCTACCGGTAATGCCAGTACTCCCTGTGCATAACGACACGGCTAAGGCCCACAAGTTCCAGAGCAACCTGACTGGCTTAATCGAAGGGCCCCACTTTGTACCGGTCCCACTTAAGGTTGACGAGCGGATGTTTGTGACCGTCGGATTGGGGATGTCACCGTGCCCAAATTGCACTATGGGTCCACCTGGAAATAGAATTATAGCTAGCATGAGCAACATATCGTTCGTTCTCCCAACGAGATTGTCTATGTTGGAAGCATTTTATTACAATGTGACCGGAATCTACACCACTGATTTCCCCAACAATCCTCCGATCCCGTTTGACTACGTGAACTCTAGTATCAATTCGAATTTGTCACTGTTATTTCCTAAGAGGACGACAAGTGCGAAGAAATTGAAGTTCAATTCGACGGTGGAGATTGTGTTCCAAGATACAGCCTTGATTGCAGCTGGTAATCATCATCCGATCCACCTTCATGGGTTCAGCTTCCATGTTTTGGCTCAAGGTTTTGGAAATTACAACCCTATAAAGGATCGTGAAAAGTTCAATCTACTTAATCCTCCGTATCGTAACACTGTACTTATCCCTACTGAAGGCTGGACTGTCATCAGATTCACCGCAAACAATCCAG GTGTGTGGTTCGTGCATTGTCACTTGGATGTTCACCATTCATGGGGCATGTCGACGGCTTTCGTGGTTGAGAATGGACCAAATCCATCATCAACATTGGGACCTCCACCACGTGATCTTCCTCAATGTTAG
- the LOC119991442 gene encoding laccase-7-like isoform X1 has product MATLIDEYQGERRSPVAGSCRYISLISLSSHMVLFYCGEPNLDCITGMIHVQPTQSFTWNVQKANLYGIVLGYKKTTTQSPDKPKVQNLTVNRLCKEQVITAVNGRFPGPTLTVREGDTLIVHVFNKSPNNLAIHWHGVSGLSPWADGPSMITQCPIRTGHNYTYKFNITKHEGTLFWHAHDAWLRATVFGAIIVRPRLGHSYPFPKPYREVPILLGEWWNISIIEAERLTLESGGPPIVNDAYFINGLLGDTYPCSVDQMFRLNVKQGKTYLLRIVNTGLDNNLFFKIANHSMTVVGIDGAYTTPYVTDVLMVALGQTTDVLVTANQPVGSYYMASSLYDTIPLPGENTTTRGLIVYEGANPSVAPSVPVLPDSHDTNTTHRFQSNLTGLPGSPHFLPVPLEVNERMFVTTGLALIPCPPSYTCNNGIMGNALSSSMNNKSFVPPRGLSMMEAFYYNVSGIYTTDFPDNPPKVFDYVNTSISFDQSLIFTERSTSVKKLKFNSTVEVVLQDTAIVTLGNHHPIHLHGFSFHVLAQGFGNYDPVRDSPKFNLINPPYRNTVLVPTGGWTVVRFRADNPGVWFVHCHLDSHMSWGMAMAFVVENGPTPATRASPPPPDLPKC; this is encoded by the exons ATGGCGACGCTCATAGATGAATATCAGGGAGAGCGCAGGTCTCCGGTCGCTGGATCGTGCCGTTATATATCCCTAATTTCACTGTCAAGTCACATGGTCCTTTTTTATTGCGGTGAGCCAAATTTGGATTGCATTACTGGAATGATTCATGTCCAGCCAACTCAATCGTTCACATGGAATGTTCAAAAAgcaaacttgtatggtatcgttctcggttataaaaaaacaacaactcAATCTCCCGATAAACCTAAG GTGCAAAATCTCACCGTGAATAGATTATGCAAAGAACAAGTAATAACTGCAGTGAACGGAAGATTTCCTGGTCCTACTTTAACTGTTCGTGAAGGAGACACCCTTATTGTCCACGTCTTCAACAAGTCTCCTAACAACCTCGCCATTCACTG GCATGGAGTGTCTGGGCTGAGCCCATGGGCCGATGGGCCTAGTATGATAACCCAATGTCCTATACGCACCGGACATAACTACACCTATAAATTTAATATCACAAAGCACGAAGGAACCCTATTTTGGCATGCTCACGATGCATGGCTTCGAGCTACAGTCTTTGGTGCAATCATAGTTCGACCACGATTGGGCCACTCTTACCCATTCCCTAAACCCTACCGTGAAGTCCCCATCTTATTAG GAGAGTGGTGGAATATAAGCATTATTGAAGCAGAACGACTTACACTTGAGTCCGGTGGTCCTCCAATCGTTAATGACGCCTATTTTATTAATGGATTACTAGGAGATACCTATCCTTGCTCAGTAGACC AAATGTTTAGGCTTAACGTGAAGCAAGGAAAAACGTATCTATTAAGAATAGTCAACACTGGATTGGACAACAATCTATTCTTCAAGATAGCCAATCACAGCATGACAGTTGTGGGCATTGATGGGGCATACACCACCCCTTACGTGACCGATGTTCTCATGGTTGCACTCGGCCAGACCACCGACGTCCTCGTTACCGCCAACCAACCCGTCGGATCCTATTACATGGCATCAAGCTTATACGACACAATTCCATTACCCGGTGAAAACACCACCACTCGTGGCCTCATAGTCTACGAAGGAGCGAACCCATCGGTGGCACCCTCCGTGCCGGTTCTACCAGACAGTCACGACACCAACACCACCCACCGGTTCCAAAGCAACCTCACTGGCTTGCCCGGGTCCCCACACTTTCTTCCGGTTCCACTTGAGGTAAACGAGCGCATGTTCGTGACCACAGGATTAGCGCTCATCCCGTGCCCACCGTCGTACACGTGTAACAATGGTATAATGGGGAATGCGTTGTCGTCTAGTATGAACAACAAGTCATTTGTGCCTCCGAGAGGATTGTCTATGATGGAAGCATTTTATTACAATGTGAGTGGAATCTACACCACTGATTTCCCTGATAATCCTCCCAAAGTCTTCGACTATGTCAACACCAGCATCAGCTTTGACCAATCACTAATATTTACGGAAAGATCAACGAGCGTGAAGAAATTGAAGTTTAATTCAACGGTGGAAGTGGTGTTGCAAGATACGGCTATTGTTACACTTGGAAACCACCATCCAATTCACCTTCATGGGTTTAGCTTCCATGTATTGGCCCAAGGTTTTGGAAACTATGATCCTGTAAGGGATAGTCCAAAATTCAACTTAATCAATCCTCCATATCGTAACACTGTCCTTGTACCTACTGGAGGCTGGACTGTTGTCCGATTCAGAGCTGATAATCCAG GTGTGTGGTTCGTGCATTGTCATCTGGACTCGCACATGTCGTGGGGTATGGCTATGGCCTTCGTGGTTGAGAACGGACCAACACCGGCAACAAGGGCGTCTCCTCCGCCACCGGACCTACCCAAGTGTTAG
- the LOC119991442 gene encoding laccase-7-like isoform X2 has product MAKYYLLLPLLGFALTLLCTDFASAAIVEHWFNVQNLTVNRLCKEQVITAVNGRFPGPTLTVREGDTLIVHVFNKSPNNLAIHWHGVSGLSPWADGPSMITQCPIRTGHNYTYKFNITKHEGTLFWHAHDAWLRATVFGAIIVRPRLGHSYPFPKPYREVPILLGEWWNISIIEAERLTLESGGPPIVNDAYFINGLLGDTYPCSVDQMFRLNVKQGKTYLLRIVNTGLDNNLFFKIANHSMTVVGIDGAYTTPYVTDVLMVALGQTTDVLVTANQPVGSYYMASSLYDTIPLPGENTTTRGLIVYEGANPSVAPSVPVLPDSHDTNTTHRFQSNLTGLPGSPHFLPVPLEVNERMFVTTGLALIPCPPSYTCNNGIMGNALSSSMNNKSFVPPRGLSMMEAFYYNVSGIYTTDFPDNPPKVFDYVNTSISFDQSLIFTERSTSVKKLKFNSTVEVVLQDTAIVTLGNHHPIHLHGFSFHVLAQGFGNYDPVRDSPKFNLINPPYRNTVLVPTGGWTVVRFRADNPGVWFVHCHLDSHMSWGMAMAFVVENGPTPATRASPPPPDLPKC; this is encoded by the exons ATGGCCAAGTATTATCTGCTTCTGCCTTTGCTGGGTTTTGCTTTAACCCTTCTTTGCACAGATTTTGCCTCTGCTGCGATCGTCGAACACTGGTTTAAT GTGCAAAATCTCACCGTGAATAGATTATGCAAAGAACAAGTAATAACTGCAGTGAACGGAAGATTTCCTGGTCCTACTTTAACTGTTCGTGAAGGAGACACCCTTATTGTCCACGTCTTCAACAAGTCTCCTAACAACCTCGCCATTCACTG GCATGGAGTGTCTGGGCTGAGCCCATGGGCCGATGGGCCTAGTATGATAACCCAATGTCCTATACGCACCGGACATAACTACACCTATAAATTTAATATCACAAAGCACGAAGGAACCCTATTTTGGCATGCTCACGATGCATGGCTTCGAGCTACAGTCTTTGGTGCAATCATAGTTCGACCACGATTGGGCCACTCTTACCCATTCCCTAAACCCTACCGTGAAGTCCCCATCTTATTAG GAGAGTGGTGGAATATAAGCATTATTGAAGCAGAACGACTTACACTTGAGTCCGGTGGTCCTCCAATCGTTAATGACGCCTATTTTATTAATGGATTACTAGGAGATACCTATCCTTGCTCAGTAGACC AAATGTTTAGGCTTAACGTGAAGCAAGGAAAAACGTATCTATTAAGAATAGTCAACACTGGATTGGACAACAATCTATTCTTCAAGATAGCCAATCACAGCATGACAGTTGTGGGCATTGATGGGGCATACACCACCCCTTACGTGACCGATGTTCTCATGGTTGCACTCGGCCAGACCACCGACGTCCTCGTTACCGCCAACCAACCCGTCGGATCCTATTACATGGCATCAAGCTTATACGACACAATTCCATTACCCGGTGAAAACACCACCACTCGTGGCCTCATAGTCTACGAAGGAGCGAACCCATCGGTGGCACCCTCCGTGCCGGTTCTACCAGACAGTCACGACACCAACACCACCCACCGGTTCCAAAGCAACCTCACTGGCTTGCCCGGGTCCCCACACTTTCTTCCGGTTCCACTTGAGGTAAACGAGCGCATGTTCGTGACCACAGGATTAGCGCTCATCCCGTGCCCACCGTCGTACACGTGTAACAATGGTATAATGGGGAATGCGTTGTCGTCTAGTATGAACAACAAGTCATTTGTGCCTCCGAGAGGATTGTCTATGATGGAAGCATTTTATTACAATGTGAGTGGAATCTACACCACTGATTTCCCTGATAATCCTCCCAAAGTCTTCGACTATGTCAACACCAGCATCAGCTTTGACCAATCACTAATATTTACGGAAAGATCAACGAGCGTGAAGAAATTGAAGTTTAATTCAACGGTGGAAGTGGTGTTGCAAGATACGGCTATTGTTACACTTGGAAACCACCATCCAATTCACCTTCATGGGTTTAGCTTCCATGTATTGGCCCAAGGTTTTGGAAACTATGATCCTGTAAGGGATAGTCCAAAATTCAACTTAATCAATCCTCCATATCGTAACACTGTCCTTGTACCTACTGGAGGCTGGACTGTTGTCCGATTCAGAGCTGATAATCCAG GTGTGTGGTTCGTGCATTGTCATCTGGACTCGCACATGTCGTGGGGTATGGCTATGGCCTTCGTGGTTGAGAACGGACCAACACCGGCAACAAGGGCGTCTCCTCCGCCACCGGACCTACCCAAGTGTTAG